The Sphingopyxis fribergensis DNA segment GATCCACAGGCCGCGGAAATTGCGCTTCTTAACCTTGCGGTCGCGATAAGCATATTGGCCGGCCTTTTCGACCGCCTGCTTGGCGACGCGAATGGTGTTCTTGCGACGGCCGTAATAGCCCTTCGCCTGTTCCAATACGCGTTTGTGCTTGGCGCGCGTGGTGACGCCGCGTTTGATGCGTGACATGCTCTAGCGCTCCTTACTTCAGGCCGTAAGGCGCCCAGAGGCGCACATGGGCCACATCCGAATC contains these protein-coding regions:
- the rplT gene encoding 50S ribosomal protein L20, which encodes MSRIKRGVTTRAKHKRVLEQAKGYYGRRKNTIRVAKQAVEKAGQYAYRDRKVKKRNFRGLWIQRINAAVRAEGLTYSQFMHGVKLAGIELDRKVMADLAMNEGNVFGAIIAQAKAALPKAA